One window of Nocardioides dongkuii genomic DNA carries:
- the mfd gene encoding transcription-repair coupling factor, with protein sequence MSHPRSAALAALADAVLADPTLAAALDDARGALVPSLDLTAPEAMRPFVVAGLVRAGRTVLAVTATSREAEDLTAALADLVDPDTVAYYPSWETLPHERLSPRSDTVGRRLAVLRRLAHPGVSTSSTAGPVNGPLQVVVAPVRSLLQPQVKGLGELEPVELVPGQTAALDDVVRRLADAAYSRVDLVERRGEFAVRGGIVDVFPPTEEHPLRVEFWGDDVEDIRSFQVADQRTHEAVDRLWAPPCRELLLTDEVRRRAAALGAAHPQLLELTDKIASGIAVEGMESLAPVLVDEMELLVDLLPADTHVLVLDPERARGRAHDLVATSEEFLGASWAAAASGGTAPIDLDAASYRSLGEVRDHALAQSKAWWTVSPFGIDSEESPAGGEDGVPSRTLPMKPVDAYRGDVDRATKDLDTWRQEGYRTLVLHQGHGPAQRMVEALGERDVPAALDGDLAPGLVTVTCGALTQGFVDDTNRVALLTGEDISGQRSSTRDMRKMPARRKKQIDPLELKSGDYVVHEQHGVGRFVEMKQREVGGAVREYLVLEYGASKRGGPPDRLYVPADALDQVTRYVGGEQPSLDRLGGGDWAKRKGRARKAVREIAAELIKLYAARQATQGYAFGPDTPWQRELEDAFPFQETPDQLTTVEEVKSDMRQVVPMDRLVCGDVGYGKTEIAVRAAFKAVQDGKQVAVLVPTTLLVTQHLSTFSERMSGFPVVLKGLSRFQTPKEAAAVAAGMADGSVDIVVGTHRLLSPDTRFKDLGLIIVDEEQRFGVEHKEQMKRLRTSVDVLSMSATPIPRTLEMAITGIREMSTITTPPEERHPVLTYVGAYEDRQIVAAVRRELLREGQVFYIHNRVNSIEKAAARIKELVPEARVATAHGQMGEHQLEQVMLDFWEKRFDVLVCTTIVESGLDVSNANTMIIERADTLGLSQLHQLRGRVGRSRERAYAYFLYPSEKPLTETAHERLATLAQHSDLGGGMAIAMKDLEIRGAGNLLGGEQSGHIADVGFDLYVRLVGEAVHEFKGDAEPELNEVRIELPVDAHLPHDYISSERLRLEMYKRLAEVRTDEDVDVLREEMVDRYGAPPQVVESLLLVARFRARARLAGVGEVTVAGKNVRFAPVSLPESRVVRLQRLYPKSIVKTQLDTILVPRPQTAPVGGRPIDGVALLEWARRVIDAIIDPDNAVPPKESP encoded by the coding sequence GTGTCCCACCCCCGCTCGGCCGCGCTCGCCGCCCTGGCCGACGCCGTCCTCGCCGACCCGACGCTGGCGGCGGCGCTCGACGACGCACGCGGTGCGCTCGTCCCGTCGCTCGACCTGACCGCGCCCGAGGCGATGCGTCCCTTCGTCGTGGCGGGCCTGGTCCGCGCCGGGCGCACGGTGCTCGCGGTGACGGCGACGTCCCGCGAGGCCGAGGACCTGACGGCCGCGCTCGCCGACCTCGTCGACCCCGACACGGTCGCCTACTACCCGAGCTGGGAGACGCTGCCCCACGAGCGGCTCAGCCCCCGCAGCGACACGGTCGGGCGCCGGCTCGCCGTGCTCCGCCGGCTGGCGCACCCGGGGGTCTCGACGAGCTCGACCGCCGGACCCGTCAACGGGCCGCTGCAGGTCGTGGTCGCACCGGTCCGCTCGCTCCTCCAGCCGCAGGTCAAGGGGCTCGGCGAGCTCGAGCCGGTCGAGCTGGTGCCCGGCCAGACCGCGGCGCTCGACGACGTCGTACGGCGGCTCGCGGACGCGGCGTACTCCCGCGTCGACCTCGTCGAGCGGCGTGGCGAGTTCGCGGTCCGCGGCGGCATCGTCGACGTCTTCCCGCCGACCGAGGAGCACCCGCTGCGCGTGGAGTTCTGGGGCGACGACGTCGAGGACATCCGCTCCTTCCAGGTCGCCGACCAGCGCACCCACGAGGCCGTCGACCGGCTCTGGGCGCCGCCGTGCCGCGAGCTGCTGCTCACCGACGAGGTACGCCGCCGCGCGGCCGCGCTGGGCGCCGCGCACCCGCAGCTGCTCGAGCTCACCGACAAGATCGCCTCCGGCATCGCGGTCGAGGGCATGGAGTCGCTGGCCCCCGTGCTCGTCGACGAGATGGAGCTGCTGGTCGACCTGCTGCCCGCGGACACCCACGTCCTGGTCCTCGACCCCGAGCGCGCCCGCGGCCGCGCGCACGACCTGGTCGCGACCAGCGAGGAGTTCCTCGGCGCCAGCTGGGCGGCCGCGGCCAGCGGCGGCACCGCGCCCATCGACCTCGACGCCGCGTCGTACCGCAGCCTCGGCGAGGTCCGCGACCACGCCCTGGCCCAGTCCAAGGCGTGGTGGACGGTCAGCCCGTTCGGCATCGACTCCGAGGAGTCGCCGGCCGGCGGCGAGGACGGCGTCCCGAGCCGCACGCTGCCGATGAAGCCGGTCGACGCCTACCGCGGCGACGTCGACCGCGCCACCAAGGACCTCGACACCTGGCGCCAGGAGGGCTACCGGACGCTGGTCCTGCACCAGGGCCACGGGCCGGCGCAGCGGATGGTCGAGGCGCTCGGCGAGCGCGACGTCCCCGCCGCCCTCGACGGTGACCTGGCCCCGGGGCTGGTCACCGTCACCTGCGGCGCGCTCACCCAGGGCTTCGTCGACGACACCAACCGGGTCGCGCTGCTCACCGGGGAGGACATCTCCGGGCAGCGGTCCTCCACGCGCGACATGCGCAAGATGCCGGCGCGGCGCAAGAAGCAGATCGACCCGCTGGAGCTGAAGTCCGGTGACTACGTCGTCCACGAGCAGCACGGCGTCGGCCGGTTCGTCGAGATGAAGCAGCGCGAGGTCGGGGGAGCGGTGCGCGAGTACCTCGTCCTCGAGTACGGCGCGTCCAAGCGCGGCGGCCCGCCCGACCGGCTCTACGTGCCGGCCGACGCGCTCGACCAGGTGACCCGGTACGTCGGCGGCGAGCAGCCCTCGCTCGACCGGCTCGGCGGCGGCGACTGGGCGAAGCGGAAGGGCCGGGCCCGCAAGGCGGTGCGCGAGATCGCGGCCGAGCTGATCAAGCTGTACGCCGCGCGCCAGGCCACCCAGGGCTACGCCTTCGGCCCCGACACCCCGTGGCAGCGCGAGCTCGAGGACGCGTTCCCGTTCCAGGAGACCCCCGACCAGCTGACCACGGTCGAGGAGGTCAAGAGCGACATGCGCCAGGTCGTGCCGATGGACCGGCTGGTCTGCGGCGACGTGGGCTACGGCAAGACCGAGATCGCGGTGCGCGCGGCGTTCAAGGCGGTCCAGGACGGCAAGCAGGTCGCCGTCCTGGTGCCGACGACGCTGCTGGTGACCCAGCACCTCAGCACGTTCTCCGAGCGGATGAGCGGCTTCCCCGTCGTCCTCAAGGGGCTGAGCCGGTTCCAGACCCCCAAGGAGGCCGCGGCGGTGGCCGCCGGGATGGCGGACGGGTCGGTCGACATCGTCGTGGGCACCCACCGGCTGCTCAGCCCGGACACCCGGTTCAAGGACCTCGGGCTGATCATCGTCGACGAGGAGCAGCGCTTCGGCGTCGAGCACAAGGAGCAGATGAAGCGGCTGCGCACCTCCGTCGACGTGCTGTCGATGAGCGCGACGCCGATCCCGCGCACCCTGGAGATGGCGATCACCGGCATCCGCGAGATGTCCACGATCACCACCCCGCCCGAGGAGCGGCACCCGGTGCTGACCTACGTCGGCGCCTACGAGGACCGGCAGATCGTCGCCGCCGTACGCCGCGAGCTGCTGCGCGAGGGTCAGGTCTTCTACATCCACAACCGGGTGAACTCGATCGAGAAGGCCGCGGCGCGGATCAAGGAGCTGGTGCCGGAGGCCCGGGTGGCGACCGCCCACGGGCAGATGGGCGAGCACCAGCTCGAGCAGGTGATGCTGGACTTCTGGGAGAAGCGCTTCGACGTGCTGGTGTGCACGACCATCGTCGAGTCGGGCCTGGACGTCTCCAACGCCAACACGATGATCATCGAGCGCGCCGACACCCTCGGCCTCTCCCAGCTGCACCAGCTGCGCGGCCGCGTCGGGCGCTCCCGGGAGCGGGCCTACGCCTACTTCCTCTACCCGTCGGAGAAGCCGCTGACCGAGACCGCCCACGAGCGGCTCGCGACCCTGGCGCAGCACTCCGACCTCGGCGGCGGCATGGCGATCGCGATGAAGGACCTCGAGATCCGCGGCGCCGGCAACCTGCTCGGCGGCGAGCAGTCCGGGCACATCGCCGACGTCGGCTTCGACCTCTACGTCCGGCTGGTCGGCGAGGCGGTCCACGAGTTCAAGGGCGACGCCGAGCCCGAGCTCAACGAGGTGCGCATCGAGCTCCCCGTCGACGCCCACCTCCCGCACGACTACATCTCCTCCGAGCGGCTCCGGCTCGAGATGTACAAGCGGCTCGCCGAGGTCCGCACCGACGAGGACGTCGACGTGCTGCGCGAGGAGATGGTCGACCGGTACGGCGCGCCGCCGCAGGTGGTCGAGTCGCTGCTGCTGGTCGCGCGGTTCCGCGCCCGGGCCCGCCTCGCCGGGGTCGGCGAGGTGACGGTCGCGGGCAAGAACGTCCGGTTCGCGCCGGTGAGCCTGCCGGAGTCGCGCGTCGTACGGCTGCAGCGGCTCTACCCGAAGTCGATCGTGAAGACCCAGCTCGACACCATCCTGGTGCCGCGGCCGCAGACGGCCCCGGTGGGCGGGCGTCCGATCGACGGCGTGGCCCTGCTTGAATGGGCGCGGCGTGTGATCGACGCCATCATCGACCCCGACAACGCCGTACCGCCCAAGGAGTCCCCGTGA
- a CDS encoding MazG family protein codes for MSPEPPEPLLEFREVMRRLRAECPWKAEQTHRSLVRYLLEETHETVEAIESGDPAHLREELGDLLLQVYFHAAVAEESGAFTIDDVAAGITEKMVRRNPHVFAPSGEGPGDAAAVNDAWQAIKATEKDRTSVTDGLPASLPALLYADKVLDRLARAGTPVEPAGDDLGDRLLALVAEARAAGVDPEQALRDTVRRLTT; via the coding sequence ATGAGCCCCGAGCCGCCCGAGCCGCTCCTCGAGTTCCGCGAGGTGATGCGGCGGCTGCGCGCGGAGTGCCCGTGGAAGGCCGAGCAGACGCACCGCTCGCTGGTCCGCTACCTGCTCGAGGAGACCCACGAGACGGTCGAGGCGATCGAGTCCGGCGACCCCGCCCACCTGCGCGAGGAGCTCGGGGACCTGCTGCTGCAGGTCTACTTCCACGCCGCGGTCGCCGAGGAGTCCGGCGCGTTCACGATCGACGACGTCGCGGCCGGGATCACCGAGAAGATGGTCCGCCGCAACCCGCACGTCTTCGCGCCGTCGGGGGAGGGACCCGGCGACGCCGCCGCCGTCAACGACGCCTGGCAGGCGATCAAGGCCACCGAGAAGGACCGCACGTCGGTCACCGACGGCCTGCCCGCCTCGCTCCCCGCCCTGCTGTACGCCGACAAGGTGCTCGACCGGCTCGCCCGCGCCGGCACCCCGGTCGAGCCCGCCGGCGACGACCTCGGCGACCGGCTCCTCGCCCTCGTCGCCGAGGCCCGCGCCGCCGGCGTCGACCCCGAGCAGGCCCTCCGCGACACCGTCCGCCGCCTCACCACCTGA